The Plectropomus leopardus isolate mb chromosome 2, YSFRI_Pleo_2.0, whole genome shotgun sequence genome has a window encoding:
- the zc3h10 gene encoding zinc finger CCCH domain-containing protein 10 — translation MPDRDSSYLSGGGGTGVSLGEDGGPGSGLVGGSAEGRGGSGGSLGGNVSGSGSMGGGAALGNGNSCGNGAGQGAGLALDGVCRDFIRNVCKRGKRCRFRHPDFNEVPDLGVQKNEFIFCHDHQNKECMRSNCRFVHGSKEDEDYYKKTGELPLRLRGKVAARLGLSPMDLPHSRGEVPICRDFLKGECQRGNKCKFRHVKKDYEYEPARGGVGGVIGSGASGMVNSGGGIGVGGGGTCGGMQGLVGGGGGSNMMGMGCPSLGGCRDPGIPGVGGVGGGGMSTCLSISSTGQRRYDRSSCSVYDPLLESGLFDASSLEASMDHTALQLKRRRLEGLRLADASGGAHYELGVQATLPPRPLEYRFLEEENSLLRKRVEELKKQVSNLIATNEVLLEQNAQFRSQAKVMTLSSTPALSSTEQTLVPPVGAVSSYNHSIAQTHTTLSSAGLQPRPVTQQDLVAPTGAPAAPPTNAAPPPAPPPPPHPEITPLSAALAQTIAQGMAPPVSMAPVAVSVAPVAVSMTQPLPGITMSHATTPMVSYPIASQSMRITTLPH, via the exons ATGCCTGACCGGGACAGCTCCTACCTGTCAGGTGGCGGTGGGACTGGAGTTAGTCTGGGTGAGGACGGAGGACCTGGGTCTGGTTTGGTGGGGGGCTCGGCAGAGGGCAGAGGGGGCTCAGGAGGAAGTCTTGGAGGCAACGTCTCTGGCTCTGGGAGCATGGGTGGAGGAGCGGCACTCGGAAATGGCAACAGTTGTGGGAATGGTGCTGGGCAAGGTGCAGGACTGGCGTTGGATGGTGTCTGCAGGGACTTCATAAGGAATGTCTGCAAGAGAGGAAAGCGGTGCCGCTTTAGACACCCAGACTTTAATGAGGTGCCGGACTTGGGAGTGCAGAAGAATGAATTTATCTTCTGTCATGACCACCAGAACAAAGAGTGCATGCGCTCCAACTGCCGCTTTGTCCATGGATCTAAAGAGGATGAGGACTATTATAAGAAAACAGGAGAGCTTCCCCTCAGACTAAGAGGGAAAGTTGCGGCTCGGCTGGGCCTGTCCCCCATGGATCTCCCCCATAGCCGTGGGGAAGTACCCATCTGCAGAGACTTCCTGAAGGGAGAGTGCCAGAGGggcaataaatgtaaatttcGCCATGTCAAAAAAGACTATGAATATGAGCCAGCCAGAGGCGGAGTGGGTGGTGTTATAGGATCAGGTGCCAGTGGAATGGTGAATTCTGGTGGAGGGATAGGTGTTGGGGGAGGAGGTACCTGTGGGGGAATGCAAGGACTTGTGGGAGGTGGGGGTGGAAGTAATATGATGGGGATGGGTTGCCCCAGCTTGGGTGGCTGCAGAGATCCTGGTATCCCAGGAGTTGGCGGGGTAGGTGGAGGTGGGATGAGCACTTGTCTGTCCATAAGTTCCACAGGGCAACGGCGTTATGACAGGAGCTCATGCTCAGTGTATGACCCTCTGCTGGAAAGTGGACTGTTTGATGCAAGCTCCCTGGAGGCCTCTATGGACCACACTGCTCTACAGCTGAAGAGGCGGCGGTTGGAGGGGCTGCGGCTGGCAGATGCGAGTGGAGGTGCACACTATGAGCTGGGAGTTCAAGCCACCTTGCCACCACGTCCTCTGGAGTACAGGTTCCTGGAGGAAGAGAACTCCCTGCTGAGGAAGAGAGTGGAAGAGTTGAAGAAGCAG gtttcaaatctCATTGCCACCAATGAGGTTCTTCTGGAGCAGAACGCCCAGTTCCGCAGTCAGGCCAAGGTGATGACGCTGTCTTCCACTCCTGCACTGTCCTCCACTGAGCAGACTCTGGTGCCCCCTGTGGGTGCAGTAAGTTCCTACAATCACAGCATTGCCCAGACTCACACCACCCTGAGCAGCGCAGGGCTGCAGCCTCGGCCTGTCACACAGCAAGACCTGGTAGCTCCAACAGGCGCCCCTGCAGCGCCCCCGACTAATGCTGCCCCACCCccggccccccccccccccccccaccccgaGATTACCCCCCTCTCAGCTGCCCTTGCACAGACCATTGCCCAAGGGATGGCACCACCGGTTTCTATGGCACCGGTGGCTGTATCCGTGGCACCAGTGGCAGTGTCCATGACACAGCCTCTGCCTGGCATCACCATGAGTCACGCCACCACCCCAATGGTGTCGTACCCCATTGCGAGTCAGAGCATGAGGATCACCACTCTGCCTCACTAA